A genome region from Panthera uncia isolate 11264 chromosome A3 unlocalized genomic scaffold, Puncia_PCG_1.0 HiC_scaffold_11, whole genome shotgun sequence includes the following:
- the TRIB3 gene encoding tribbles homolog 3, giving the protein MRATPLAAAVGAPSRRKQWELDNDLDTECPIQKQARIGPQPRLPSCPLPPSPLPAPAHACAGTTASRLGPYVLLEPEEGGRAYWALHCPSGTEYTCKVYPAREAQAVLEPYSRLPPRGHVARPADVVAGPRHLYTFFPRPHGDMHSLVRRRRRLPEPEAAALFRQMAAALAHCHQHGLVLRDLKLRRFVFTNEERTKLVLENLEDACVLNGPDDSLWDKHACPAYVGPEILSSRASYSGKAADVWSLGVALFTMLAGHYPFQDSEPALLFGKIRRGAFALPEGLSAPARCLVRCLLRREPAERLTATGILLHPWLREKPIPSAPPRSHLWEADQVVPEGPGLEEAEEEEGVREAGLYG; this is encoded by the exons ATGCGAGCCACCCCTCTGGCTGCTGCTGTGGGTGCCCCCTCCAGGAGGAAGCAGTGGGAGTTGGACAATGACCTAGACACCGAGTGTCCCATCCAGAAACAAGCGCGAATCGGGCCCCAGCCCAGGCTGCCCTCCTGCCCGCTGCCCCCGAGCCCACTTCCTGCTCCAGCCCATGCCTGTGCTGGGACCACTGCCTCCCGTCTTGGGCCCTATGTCCTCCTGGAGCCTGAGGAGGGTGGCCGGGCCTACTGGGCCCTGCACTGCCCCTCAGGCACCGAGTACACCTGCAAG GTGTACCCGGCCCGCGAGGCCCAGGCGGTGCTGGAGCCCTACTCGCGGCTGCCCCCGCGGGGACACGTGGCGCGGCCGGCCGACGTCGTGGCGGGCCCCCGCCACCTCTACACCTTTTTCCCACGGCCCCACGGGGACATGCACAGCCTGgtgcgccgccgccgccgcctccccgaGCCCGAGGCCGCCGCGCTCTTCCGCCAGATGGCCGCCGCCCTGGCGCACTGTCACCAGCACGGCCTGGTCCTGCGCGATCTCAAGCTGCGGCGCTTTGTCTTCACCAACGAGGAGAG GACTAAGCTGGTGCTGGAGAACCTGGAGGATGCCTGTGTGCTGAACGGACCCGACGACTCCCTGTGGGACAAACACGCGTGCCCGGCCTACGTGGGACCTGAAATCCTCAGCTCCCGGGCATCCTACTCAGGCAAGGCGGCCGATGTGTGGAGCCTGGGCGTGGCGCTCTTCACCATGCTGGCTGGCCACTACCCCTTCCAAGACTCAGAGCCTGCCCTGCTCTTTGGCAAGATCCGCCGCGGTGCCTTTGCCCTGCCCGAGGGCCTCTCGGCTCCCGCTCGCTGCCTGGTCCGCTGTCTCCTTCGACGGGAGCCAGCCGAACGCCTCACGGCCACGGGCATCCTGTTGCATCCCTGGCTGCGGGAGAAGCCGATCCCCTCAGCTCCACCCCGATCCCACCTCTGGGAGGCCGATCAGGTGGTCCCTGAAGGGCCGGGGCTGGAGGAGGCcgaggaagaggagggggtgaGAGAAGCCGGTCTATATGGCTAG